One Solanum pennellii chromosome 10, SPENNV200 genomic region harbors:
- the LOC107002186 gene encoding prosaposin-like isoform X2, with the protein MDVKVCLFLVLLGAVYCTARELAAPDLLIIETEDVSALWTSNLQAQKQLQPLKDVSNIKGLCTLCEEYTATALDYLSNKQTQAKILEVLLMTCSKMPIYKEECTAMVDQYAHLFFSEISTIKPDDICQKVDLCRKVVSISQQFSPNGCDLCHKVVEETVSKLKDPDTQLDILAILLKACGSAEKYANKCKKMVFEYAPVILINAEHFLEKNDVCTIMHACQPAVDKEEALPEMQTSLHSAS; encoded by the exons ATGGATGTCAAGGTCTGCCTGTTTCTTGTCCTACTCGGTGCTGTGTATTGTACAGCTAGAGAATTAGCAGCCCCTGACCTCCTTATTATAGAGACCGAGGATGTTTCAG CATTGTGGACAAGTAACCTACAGGCACAGAAACAACTTCAACCTCTGAAAGATGTCAGCAACATTAAAGGATTATGCACATTGTGTGAAGAATATACTGCTACTGCGCTTGATTACCTTTCTAATAAGCAGACCCAGGCAAAAATACTTGAAGTACTTCTCATGACCTGTTCGAAGATGCCAATATACAAGGAGGAG TGCACTGCCATGGTGGATCAATATGCTCATCTCTTCTTCTCAGAGATCTCCACTATAAAACCTGACGACATATGCCAAAAGGTTGACCTTTGTCGGAAAGTGGTTTCCATCTCTCAACAGTTCTCCCCAAATGGCTGTGACTTATGTCATAAAGTGGTTGAAGAGACAGTATCAAAGCTGAAAGATCCTGACACTCAG TTGGACATACTTGCAATTCTCTTGAAGGCATGTGGATCTGCTGAAAAATATGCCAATAAG TGCAAGAAAATGGTCTTTGAATATGCACCAGTGATCCTCATTAACGCGGAACATTTTCTGGAGAAAAATGATGTATGCACTATTATGCATGCCTGTCAGCCTGCTGTCGATAAAGAGGAAGCGTTACCAGAGATGCAAACTTCATTGCATTCTGCTTCTTAA
- the LOC107002185 gene encoding CBL-interacting serine/threonine-protein kinase 14-like isoform X2: MPEILREESSSSSSTTAGTITGAGTGDFKLNIFGKYEVGKLLGCGAFAKVYHARDVRTRQSVAIKTVSKTKILKGGFTEHVKREISIMRRLRHPHIVRLHEVLATKTKVYYVMEFAKGGELFTKVSKGRFSEDLSRRYFQQLISAVDYCHSRGVYHRDLKLENLLLDENWDLKVTDFGLSAVTDQIRPDGFLHTLCGTPAYVAPEILEKKGYNGAKVDIWSCGIILFVLNAGYLPFTDANLMAMYRKIYKGEFRCPKWTSHGLKLLLTRLLDTNPETRISIELIRNDPWFRKGYKEVLICLDC; the protein is encoded by the exons ATGCCAGAGATCTTACGTGAGGAGAGCAGTTCATCTTCATCAACCACCGCCGGCACCATCACCGGCGCCGGCACCGGAGATTTCAAGCTTAACATATTTGGGAAATATGAGGTCGGGAAGCTTCTGGGTTGTGGTGCTTTTGCAAAGGTTTATCATGCTAGGGATGTGAGGACGAGACAGAGCGTGGCGATTAAGACGGTAAGCAAGACGAAGATATTGAAAGGTGGTTTCACGGAGCATGTTAAGAGGGAGATTTCTATCATGCGCAGGTTGCGTCATCCTCATATCGTGCGCCTCCATGAGGTGCTCGCGACGAAGACGAAGGTCTATTACGTTATGGAATTCGCTAAAGGTGGAGAGCTGTTTACGAAAGTTAGCAAAGGGAGATTCAGCGAGGATCTCAGCCGGAGATATTTTCAGCAGTTGATCTCCGCCGTTGATTATTGTCATTCTCGTGGTGTGTATCATCGAGATCTGAAACTGGAGAATCTGTTGCTTGATGAGAATTGGGATCTCAAGGTCACCGATTTTGGGCTCAGTGCAGTGACGGATCAGATCCGACCCGATGGATTCCTCCATACGTTATGCGGCACTCCGGCATATGTAGCTCCTGAAATCCTCGAGAAGAAAGGATACAACGGAGCTAAGGTGGATATATGGTCATGCGGCATCATCCTTTTTGTGCTCAACGCCGGTTATTTACCATTCACCGATGCAAATCTAATGGCGATGTATCGGAAAATCTACAAAGGCGAATTCCGTTGCCCTAAATGGACCTCACACGGATTGAAACTGTTGCTTACCCGACTCCTCGACACGAATCCCGAGACTCGAATCTCCATTGAACTAATCAGAAACGATCCGTGGTTTCGGAAAGGTTACAAAGAG GTGTTAATCTGTCTGGATTGTTGA
- the LOC107002184 gene encoding putative disease resistance protein RGA4 gives MLNMREEMVLCAIPIVGMGGLGKTTIAKRIFNDEEIGKHFKKRVWLCLPEISDTKSFLEQILQSLTERKLEVQTRDIIVKKLRDELGGKRYLLVLDDLWHVDSRLWHEFMDTLKGINTSRGNCILVTTRMKQVASIVAADHHMLGKLTDDHCLSIFKQGAFVDGEVPQEILSMEKKIVELCQGLPLAASVLGCLLCNKEKHEWQAILVAGEDDNRENSLKKILKLSYDYLPSPHLKKCFGYFAMFPKDFVFEKDQLIQLWMAEGFLHPCQETPVMEDVGNKFFRLLFQYSLLQDVKLDEYTKITHCKMHDLVHDLAGDILKSKLFDQKSVGWRYFGWDSPTDQIDKINKPGRLSTLFWKRNIPEDTLLSFQFLRVLNLSGSGIEELSAKIGKLIYLRYLDVSATEIKALPNSICKLYNLQTFRVNYCPSLKLPEEMANMISLRHIYCNRSDKQTPLNMGRLTSLQTLRFFYIGSENGRRIKELGCLKNLRGKLTIEHFQLVRNKEEAQTANLQEKPNIYKLVYSWSHDESEGCEINDEHVLDGLQPHPNLKALSVVDYLGTKLPSWFSEELLPNLVKLKLSGCKRCTEIPSLGQLKFLRHLELVGFHELKCIGPALYGVDISNIGSSSIIQVFPSLKELVLEDMRSLIEWKGDEVGVRMFPRLEKLRISNCPLLKSTPSQFEILHELRIEGVDSEMPLLNLCSNLTSLVKLDVDNVKELTCLSDVMLRNNVSLRYISVFNCGEFREFPQSLYNLHSLESLRIQCCPNFSSFIVPCGENYLTSLQSFELHGCNGLTSLPSGMLEQCRSLQNLSVSCCDNLVSFPLHGWEMRSLSRLDISQCPKLISVPTGCLHRLTGLRVLHIGPFSEKVDFEVFQLIFSGVQQLFSLRSLWVYGHLHWDSLPYQIMQLSALKNLSIYDFGIEALPHRFDNLTSLETLSLKRCKRLRHVDFSDAMTKLRNLWIQDCPLLEALSDGLGNLASLEQLLILNCKKLEHLPSRDAMRCLTKLMHLEIVDCPQLGESCTNQSGPNSQWSKISHIPDIQVHS, from the exons ATGTTGAACATGAGAGAGGAAATGGTTCTGTGTGCCATTCCCATAGTGGGCATGGGGGGTTTAGGGAAAACTACAATTGCTAAGAGAATTTTCAATGATGAAGAGATCGGAAAGCACTTTAAAAAGAGAGTTTGGTTGTGTCTACCTGAAATATCAGACACTAAGAGCTTTCTTGAACAGATCCTCCAATCATTGACAGAGCGGAAACTTGAGGTCCAAACCAGGGATATTATAGTCAAGAAACTCCGAGATGAACTAGGAGGAAAAAGATATTTGCTTGTCTTAGATGATTTGTGGCATGTTGACTCTAGATTGTGGCATGAGTTCATGGACACCTTGAAAGGAATCAATACATCGAGAGGAAACTGCATTCTCGTGACTACTCGCATGAAGCAGGTGGCATCCATAGTAGCTGCAGATCATCATATGTTGGGGAAATTAACAGATGATCATTGTTTGTCCATTTTCAAACAAGGAGCATTTGTTGATGGGGAAGTTCCGCAGGAAATACTGAGCATGGAGAAAAAGATTGTTGAACTGTGTCAAGGTCTACCGTTGGCTGCAAGTGTCTTGGGATGCCTCTTATGCAACAAGGAAAAACATGAATGGCAGGCAATTCTTGTTGCAGGTGAAGATGATAATAGGGAAAATAGCTTAAAGAAAATCctaaaactaagctatgattatcTACCATCTCCGCATCTGAAGAAATGTTTTGGTTACTTTGCTATGTTTCCAAAAGATTTTGTGTTTGAGAAGGACCAACTAATCCAACTCTGGATGGCAGAAGGCTTTCTTCATCCATGTCAAGAGACCCCTGTGATGGAAGACGTTGGGAACAAGTTTTTCCGACTCTTGTTCCAATATTCCTTGCTGCAAGATGTTAAGCTAGATGAATACACAAAAATCACACACTGTAAGATGCATGATCTTGTGCATGATTTGGCTGGAGATATTTTGAAGTCTAAACTATTTGATCAAAAGAGTGTTGGCTGGAGATACTTTGGATGGGACTCACCCACTGATCAAATAGATAAGATAAACAAGCCAGGACGTTTGAGCACATTATTCTGGAAAAGAAATATACCTGAAGATACGCTTCTGAGCTTTCAATTCTTGAGAGTTTTAAATTTGTCCGGATCAGGCATCGAAGAGTTATCAGCCAAAATCGGCAAGCTAATATATTTGAGATATCTTGATGTCTCGGCCACTGAGATCAAAGCCTTGCCCAACTCCATTTGCAAGCTCTACAATTTGCAAACATTTAGAGTCAATTACTGTCCTTCACTCAAGCTTCCAGAAGAAATGGCAAATATGATAAGTTTGAGACACATATATTGCAATAGATCAGATAAGCAGACGCCACTTAATATGGGGCGATTGACCAGTCTTCAGACGCTACGGTTTTTTTACATAGGTTCAGAGAATGGTCGTCGGATAAAAGAATTAGGTTGTTTGAAAAACCTTAGAGGTAAATTGACGATCGAACATTTCCAATTAGTCAGAAATAAAGAAGAGGCCCAAACAGCAAATTTACAGGAGAAACCCAATATCTACAAGCTGGTGTATTCATGGTCCCATGATGAATCAGAAGGCTGTGAGATCAATGATGAGCATGTGTTGGATGGTCTTCAACCGCATCCTAACTTGAAAGCCTTATCAGTAGTGGACTATTTAGGGACTAAACTTCCTTCATGGTTCAGTGAGGAGTTGTTACCAAATTTGGTCAAGTTGAAATTAAGTGGTTGTAAAAGGTGCACAGAAATTCCATCCCTTGGCCAACTGAAATTCCTTCGACATCTTGAGCTGGTAGGATTCCATGAGTTGAAATGCATTGGACCTGCTTTATATGGTGTTGACATTAGCAATATTGGATCAAGCAGCATTATCCAAGTGTTCCCGTCATTGAAAGAACTAGTATTGGAGGATATGCGTAGCCTTATTGAGTGGAAGGGAGATGAAGTTGGAGTAAGAATGTTTCCTAGGCTTGAGAAGTTGCGCATTAGTAACTGTCCATTGTTAAAAAGTACTCCAAGTCAATTTGAAATCCTCCATGAATTAAGAATTGAAGGAGTTGACAGTGAAATGCCATTGTTGAACTTGTGCAGCAACTTGACATCTCTTGTGAAGCTTGATGTTGATAATGTGAAAGAGCTCACTTGTCTTTCAGATGTTATGCTACGCAACAATGTTTCTCTTCGATACATATCGGTCTTCAACTGCGGAGAGTTTCGTGAATTTCCACAAAGCCTGTACAATCTCCATTCTCTTGAGAGCTTACGAATACAATGCTGCCCCAATTTCAGTTCTTTTATTGTTCCCTGTGGAGAGAACTACTTGACTTCCCTCCAAAGTTTTGAGTTACATGGGTGTAATGGATTGACCAGTTTACCAAGTGGAATGCTAGAGCAATGCCGGTCTCTACAGAATTTGTCGGTCAGCTGCTGTGACAACTTAGTTTCCTTCCCTTTACATGGGTGGGAAATGCGTTCACTTTCACGTTTGGATATATCACAATGTCCCAAATTGATTAGTGTACCAACAGGGTGCCTGCACCGTCTCACTGGGTTAAGGGTATTGCACATTGGTCCTTTCTCAGAGAAGGTGGATTTTGAGGTATTCCAATTGATTTTTAGTGGTGTTCAACAGCTGTTTTCCCTTCGTTCTTTGTGGGTGTACGGACATTTGCACTGGGATTCTCTGCCCTATCAGATTATGCAACTCTCTGCCCTAAAAAATCTCTCTATATATGATTTCGGAATCGAGGCTCTTCCTCATAGATTTGACAACCTTACATCTCTTGAAACATTATCGCTAAAGAGGTGCAAACGGCTAAGACATGTGGACTTCTCAGATGCCATGACCAAATTACGGAATCTGTGGATACAGGATTGTCCATTATTAGAAGCTCTGTCGGATGGGCTCGGCAACCTTGCTTCTTTGGAACAGTTACTTATTTTGAATTGCAAAAAACTAGAGCATCTGCCATCCAGAGATGCCATGCGATGCCTCACCAAATTAATGCACCTGGAAATTGTTGACTGCCCACAGTTAGGTGAAAGCTGCACCAATCAGAGTGGTCCAAACTCCCAGTGGTCCAAAATTTCCCATATTCCAGATATTCAA GTGCATTCATGA
- the LOC107002600 gene encoding cactin translates to MGSSGNRRSKGKTASKSGRRLRRSSDDIASDSDSISHTESESESDSSPPSSRRRRSSSSRSKSRGHRSRSRNHDYADEESSDDERKKKKKKITEEEIALYMAKKAQKKAAKVAKKLKTQNVSGYSNDSNPFGDSNLNENFVWRKKIERDVTRGVPLDTFSMKAEKQRQKERMAEIEKVKKRREERAIEKAQREEELQMLARERARAEFQDWEKKEEEFHFDQSKVRTEIRLRQGRVKPIDVLIKQLEPSGDFDVEIDEPYVVFKGLAIKEMEELQEDIKLHIDLDRETPLHIQYWEALLVVCDWELAEARRREAMDKARVRGEELPHELLAEERGLHSSIETDVKSLLQGKGYGELEALQSQIESQMRSGTAKVVEYWEAVLKRLQIYKAKACLREIHAKMLREHLEHLEKPLESRDVEVEETLRTDEEDTDHEQNDVRAISPEPILSEVVKEKEEVEEEEEEEEYDEEAGSYSPVLMHGDDIEEAVDPEEDRAILERKRMAVLEERRAQDKILPPTPAEDNFEKKASKTMGAMEEGDVVFGSNDEINLDSQVYWWHDKYRPRKPKYFNRVHTGYEWNKYNQTHYDHDNPPPKIVQGYKFNIFYPDLVDKARAPTYVIEKDGDSADTCIIKFHAGPPYEDIAFRIVNREWEYSHKKGFKCIFDRGILHLYFNFKRHRYRR, encoded by the coding sequence ATGGGTTCCTCCGGCAACCGTCGTAGCAAAGGGAAGACGGCGTCAAAGTCCGGCAGACGCCTCCGCCGATCTTCCGACGATATTGCATCAGACTCCGATTCAATTTCTCACACCGAGTCGGAATCCGAATCCGACTCATCTCCGCCGAGTAGCCGCCGCCGCCGTTCAAGCAGTAGCAGAAGCAAAAGTCGAGGTCATAGGAGCAGATCGAGAAATCATGATTATGCAGACGAAGAGAGTAGTGACGACGAgcgaaagaagaaaaagaagaaaattactgAAGAAGAAATTGCTTTGTATATGGCTAAAAAAGCACAGAAGAAGGCAGCGAAAGTAGCGAAGAAGTTGAAAACGCAGAATGTTTCTGGTTATTCAAACGATTCAAATCCATTTGGAGATTCGAATCTGAACGAAAATTTTGTCTGGCGGAAAAAAATTGAGCGAGATGTTACTCGAGGTGTACCGCTCGATACTTTCTCGATGAAGGCAGAGAAGCAAAGGCAGAAAGAAAGAATGGCTGAAATTGAAAAGGTGAAGAAAAGGAGAGAAGAAAGAGCAATTGAAAAAGCTCAACGAGAAGAAGAATTACAGATGCTAGCTAGAGAACGGGCCCGGGCTGAGTTCCAGGATTGggagaagaaggaagaagagtTTCATTTCGATCAGAGCAAAGTCCGAACTGAAATTCGTCTTCGTCAAGGTCGTGTTAAGCCTATTGATGTTCTTATCAAGCAATTAGAACCTTCTGGAGATTTCGATGTGGAAATAGACGAGCCCTATGTGGTGTTCAAGGGTTTGGCTATAAAAGAGATGGAAGAACTTCAGGAGGATATAAAATTGCATATTGATTTGGATAGGGAAACACCACTGCATATACAGTACTGGGAAGCCCTTTTGGTGGTTTGTGACTGGGAATTGGCTGAAGCTAGGAGAAGGGAAGCAATGGACAAAGCACGAGTACGCGGAGAGGAGTTACCACATGAATTGCTGGCAGAAGAGAGGGGTTTGCATTCCAGCATTGAAACAGATGTGAAGTCTTTGTTACAAGGTAAAGGTTATGGTGAATTAGAAGCATTGCAGTCACAAATTGAATCACAAATGCGATCTGGTACTGCTAAAGTAGTAGAATATTGGGAAGCTGTTCTTAAACGGCTTCAGATTTACAAGGCTAAGGCTTGTTTAAGGGAAATCCACGCGAAAATGCTGCGCGAACATCTTGAGCATCTTGAGAAACCGTTGGAGAGCCGTGATGTAGAGGTGGAAGAGACATTGAGGACTGATGAGGAAGACACGGATCATGAGCAAAATGATGTTCGAGCCATTTCTCCAGAACCAATCTTGAGTGAGGTAGTTAAGGAGAAAGAGGAGgtggaggaggaggaagaagaagaagaatacgATGAAGAGGCTGGTTCTTATTCGCCTGTCTTAATGCACGGGGATGATATAGAAGAAGCAGTTGATCCTGAAGAGGACAGGGCGATACTCGAGAGGAAACGTATGGCTGTTTTGGAAGAGAGACGTGCCCAAGACAAGATTTTGCCACCGACTCCTGCAGAAGACAACTTTGAGAAGAAGGCTTCTAAAACTATGGGAGCAATGGAGGAAGGGGATGTAGTATTTGGCTCAAATGATGAAATTAATCTTGATTCACAGGTGTACTGGTGGCATGACAAGTATAGGCCAAGGAAGCCTAAGTATTTCAACCGTGTTCATACTGGTTATGAATGGAACAAGTATAATCAAACTCATTATGATCATGACAACCCACCTCCAAAGATTGTGCAGGGATACAAATTCAATATCTTCTATCCTGATCTTGTTGACAAAGCAAGAGCTCCAACTTATGTCATAGAGAAAGATGGAGATAGTGCTGATACTTGCATCATAAAATTCCATGCTGGCCCTCCTTATGAGGACATAGCTTTCCGAATTGTTAACAGAGAATGGGAGTACTCCCATAAAAAGGGATTCAAGTGCATATTCGACCGAGGAATTCTGCATTTGTACTTTAACTTCAAGCGTCACAGATACCGTCGTTGA
- the LOC107002653 gene encoding 60S ribosomal protein L24: protein MVLKTELCRFSGAKIYPGRGIRFIRSDSQVFLFVNSKCKHYFHNKLKPSKLTWTAMYRKQHKKDIAQEAAKKRRRTTKKPYSRSIVGATLEVIQKKRTERPEVRDAAREAALREIKERIKKTKDEKKAKKAEVQAKSQKAGGKGNMSKGGASKGPKLGGGGGKR from the exons ATGGTTCTCAA GACAGAACTTTGCCGTTTCAGTGGTGCCAAGATTTACCCTGGGAGAGGCATCAGATTTATCCGGTCAGACTCTCAG GTGTTCCTATTCGTCAACTCAAAATGTAAACACTACTTCCACAACAAGTTGAAGCCATCCAAGCTTACATGGACAGCTATGTATAGGAAGCAACACAAGAAG GATATTGCACAAGAAGCTGCTAAGAAGAGGCGACGTACCACCAAGAAGCCTTACTCTAGGTCTATTGTGGGTGCAACCTTGGAGGTAATCCAGAAGAAGAGAACTGAAAGGCCAGAAGTTCGAGATGCTGCCAGGGAGGCTGCTCTTCG TGAAATTAAGGAAAGGATCAAGAAGACAAAGGATGAAAAGAAGGCTAAGAAAGCAGAGGTTCAGGCCAAGTCTCAGAAAGCTGGAGGAAAGGGCAATATGTCCAAAGGAGGTGCATCAAAAGGTCCTAAGCTTGGTGGTGGCGGAGGAAAACGTTAA
- the LOC107002186 gene encoding prosaposin-like isoform X1, translated as MKTFLSMDVKVCLFLVLLGAVYCTARELAAPDLLIIETEDVSALWTSNLQAQKQLQPLKDVSNIKGLCTLCEEYTATALDYLSNKQTQAKILEVLLMTCSKMPIYKEECTAMVDQYAHLFFSEISTIKPDDICQKVDLCRKVVSISQQFSPNGCDLCHKVVEETVSKLKDPDTQLDILAILLKACGSAEKYANKCKKMVFEYAPVILINAEHFLEKNDVCTIMHACQPAVDKEEALPEMQTSLHSAS; from the exons atgaaaacttTTTTGAG CATGGATGTCAAGGTCTGCCTGTTTCTTGTCCTACTCGGTGCTGTGTATTGTACAGCTAGAGAATTAGCAGCCCCTGACCTCCTTATTATAGAGACCGAGGATGTTTCAG CATTGTGGACAAGTAACCTACAGGCACAGAAACAACTTCAACCTCTGAAAGATGTCAGCAACATTAAAGGATTATGCACATTGTGTGAAGAATATACTGCTACTGCGCTTGATTACCTTTCTAATAAGCAGACCCAGGCAAAAATACTTGAAGTACTTCTCATGACCTGTTCGAAGATGCCAATATACAAGGAGGAG TGCACTGCCATGGTGGATCAATATGCTCATCTCTTCTTCTCAGAGATCTCCACTATAAAACCTGACGACATATGCCAAAAGGTTGACCTTTGTCGGAAAGTGGTTTCCATCTCTCAACAGTTCTCCCCAAATGGCTGTGACTTATGTCATAAAGTGGTTGAAGAGACAGTATCAAAGCTGAAAGATCCTGACACTCAG TTGGACATACTTGCAATTCTCTTGAAGGCATGTGGATCTGCTGAAAAATATGCCAATAAG TGCAAGAAAATGGTCTTTGAATATGCACCAGTGATCCTCATTAACGCGGAACATTTTCTGGAGAAAAATGATGTATGCACTATTATGCATGCCTGTCAGCCTGCTGTCGATAAAGAGGAAGCGTTACCAGAGATGCAAACTTCATTGCATTCTGCTTCTTAA
- the LOC107032149 gene encoding protein LURP-one-related 10-like, giving the protein MAGTSNYPPQTPAPMPVPNPVAIINPQFCAPYPVDLNVVRKLMTWSEGAFGVTDVNGNIVFKVKGKFFSLRDRRVLLDAAGNSLVTFQQKMLSAHRRWQVYRGESTDSKDFLFSVKKSSLLQFKTKLDVFLAHNTSEDVCDFRIEGSWLERSCVIYAGNSSSIVAQMHRKHTAQSILLGKDNFGVTVYPNVDYAFIVALVVILEEINEDRSGSD; this is encoded by the exons ATGGCAGGAACAAGTAATTATCCTCCTCAAACTCCGGCGCCTATGCCGGTACCAAATCCGGTAGCAATTATAAATCCACAGTTCTGTGCACCGTATCCCGTTGATTTAAACGTTGTAAGGAAACTTATGACTTGGTCTGAAGGTGCCTTCGGAGTTACCGATGTCAATGGAAACATTGTTTTTAAGGTTAAAGGCAAGTTCTTCAGCCTCCGTGATCGCCGGGTTTTGCTTGATGCTGCCGGAAACTCTCTCGTCACTTTTCAACAAAAG ATGTTGAGTGCTCATAGAAGATGGCAAGTATACAGAGGAGAAAGCACAGACTCAAAAGATTTCCTTTTCAGTGTAaaaaaatcttcacttcttcAATTCAAAACCAAATTGGATGTATTCTTAGCGCACAACACATCAGAAGACGTTTGTGATTTCAGAATTGAAGGCAGTTGGCTTGAAAGATCATGTGTTATATATGCTGGAAATTCGTCGTCTATAGTTGCTCAAATGCACAGGAAACACACTGCTCAAAGTATACTACTTGGTAAAGACAATTTTGGTGTCACTGTGTACCCAAACGTGGATTACGCGTTCATTGTTGCTCTCGTTGTGATTCTTGAGGAGATTAATGAGGATCGATCAGGTTCAGATTAA
- the LOC107002185 gene encoding CBL-interacting serine/threonine-protein kinase 14-like isoform X1, whose amino-acid sequence MPEILREESSSSSSTTAGTITGAGTGDFKLNIFGKYEVGKLLGCGAFAKVYHARDVRTRQSVAIKTVSKTKILKGGFTEHVKREISIMRRLRHPHIVRLHEVLATKTKVYYVMEFAKGGELFTKVSKGRFSEDLSRRYFQQLISAVDYCHSRGVYHRDLKLENLLLDENWDLKVTDFGLSAVTDQIRPDGFLHTLCGTPAYVAPEILEKKGYNGAKVDIWSCGIILFVLNAGYLPFTDANLMAMYRKIYKGEFRCPKWTSHGLKLLLTRLLDTNPETRISIELIRNDPWFRKGYKEVKSHFGDEFELKNSSDVNRDGKFLNAFHIISLSSGVNLSGLLKSLGGKETVDVERFVSASSPERITQRIEEIAKAEGMRVTGKNGAGVRVEGQNGKFVLATEINRLTEKVVIVEVKRKEIGAGADGEIWKLKFKPQLSEFFL is encoded by the coding sequence ATGCCAGAGATCTTACGTGAGGAGAGCAGTTCATCTTCATCAACCACCGCCGGCACCATCACCGGCGCCGGCACCGGAGATTTCAAGCTTAACATATTTGGGAAATATGAGGTCGGGAAGCTTCTGGGTTGTGGTGCTTTTGCAAAGGTTTATCATGCTAGGGATGTGAGGACGAGACAGAGCGTGGCGATTAAGACGGTAAGCAAGACGAAGATATTGAAAGGTGGTTTCACGGAGCATGTTAAGAGGGAGATTTCTATCATGCGCAGGTTGCGTCATCCTCATATCGTGCGCCTCCATGAGGTGCTCGCGACGAAGACGAAGGTCTATTACGTTATGGAATTCGCTAAAGGTGGAGAGCTGTTTACGAAAGTTAGCAAAGGGAGATTCAGCGAGGATCTCAGCCGGAGATATTTTCAGCAGTTGATCTCCGCCGTTGATTATTGTCATTCTCGTGGTGTGTATCATCGAGATCTGAAACTGGAGAATCTGTTGCTTGATGAGAATTGGGATCTCAAGGTCACCGATTTTGGGCTCAGTGCAGTGACGGATCAGATCCGACCCGATGGATTCCTCCATACGTTATGCGGCACTCCGGCATATGTAGCTCCTGAAATCCTCGAGAAGAAAGGATACAACGGAGCTAAGGTGGATATATGGTCATGCGGCATCATCCTTTTTGTGCTCAACGCCGGTTATTTACCATTCACCGATGCAAATCTAATGGCGATGTATCGGAAAATCTACAAAGGCGAATTCCGTTGCCCTAAATGGACCTCACACGGATTGAAACTGTTGCTTACCCGACTCCTCGACACGAATCCCGAGACTCGAATCTCCATTGAACTAATCAGAAACGATCCGTGGTTTCGGAAAGGTTACAAAGAGGTGAAATCGCATTTCGGTGATGAATTTGAGTTGAAAAATAGCTCCGATGTAAATCGCGACGGCAAGTTTCTAAATGCATTTCATATAATCTCTTTATCCTCAGGTGTTAATCTGTCTGGATTGTTGAAGTCTCTAGGAGGGAAAGAGACAGTGGATGTTGAAAGATTTGTTTCAGCATCGTCACCGGAGAGAATAACACAGAGGATTGAAGAGATTGCAAAGGCTGAAGGGATGAGAGTCACCGGAAAAAATGGCGCCGGTGTAAGAGTTGAGGGGCAAAATGGGAAATTTGTTTTAGCGACGGAGATTAACCGGTTAACGGAGAAAGTGGTAATAGTAGAAGTTAAACGAAAGGAGATAGGAGCTGGAGCTGATGGAGAAATATGGAAACTCAAATTCAAGCCGCAGTTAAGTGAATTCTTTTTGTGA